In a genomic window of Acropora muricata isolate sample 2 chromosome 2, ASM3666990v1, whole genome shotgun sequence:
- the LOC136896013 gene encoding peptidyl-prolyl cis-trans isomerase FKBP2-like translates to MRHLIVICVAFTLIVLVNHALGADKKSTKKLQIGVKKKVENCAKRSKSGDTLHMHYTGKLDDGTEFDSSIPRGEPFVFKLGAGQVIKGWDQGLLNMCEGEKRKLVIPSDLGYGERGAPPKIPGGATLIFEVELLKIEGKSEL, encoded by the exons ATGCGCCATCTGATTGTAATTTGTGTAGCATTTACGCTCATCGTTTTGGTGAACCACGCGCTAGGAGCGGACAAAAAGAGCACAAAGAAATTGCAGATAGGCGTCAAGAAAAAAGTGGAAAATTGCGCAAAACGATCGAAGAGTGGAGACACTTTGCATATGCACTATACT GGAAAGTTGGATGATGGAACAGAATTTGATAGCAGCATTCCTCGTGGTGAaccatttgttttcaaattagGTGCTGGACAAGTCATCAAAG GTTGGGATCAAGGTCTTTTGAA TATGTGTGAAGGAGAGAAGAGGAAACTTGTTATTCCATCAGATCTTG GATATGGTGAGAGAGGAGCTCCCCCAAAGATTCCTG GTGGAGCCACCCTGATATTCGAAGTGGAGCTTTTAAAGATTGAGGGCAAATCGGAATTATGA
- the LOC136907752 gene encoding U4/U6 small nuclear ribonucleoprotein Prp31-like: MSLADELLADLEEAAEEGDVDFRENEEDIEEAMETTDNFDLDSKSVKSVAKLKDSKQLNDVLSGIEKFSNQPRDQVLGPVEVDPEYQLIVEANNLMAEIDNEVNIIHKYLRDIYSKRFPELESLVPNALDYIRTVELLGNDLEVSKVDLTDVLPPATKMVVSVTASTTQGEKLENDDVERLMEACQTVRDLLDAKLKIFEYVESRMTFIAPNLSLIVGASTAAKLMGAAGGLTNLSKMPACNVLLLGSQKKTLSGFSSAAILPHTGHIYFSEFVQNMPADLRKKAARVVASKCSLAARVDGFHESSDTSLGQQLRESIEGKFDKWLEPPPLKETKALPRPDDAPRKKRGGRRVRKMKEKFAVTEMRRQANRLEFGQIGEDVYQTDLGFSVGTMGRKENTGRVRTPAVDKKTQVSISKRLQRSLQQSQVMGGQTTVRRAVSGTASSVAFTPLQGLEIVSPQAVEKKVENAKYFSSTAGFLKVKKQ; the protein is encoded by the exons ATGTCTCTTGCAGACGAGTTGTTGGCTGATTTAGAAGAGGCTGCTGAAGAAGGCGATGTGGATTTTCGAGAAAATGAAGAGGACATCGAAGAAGCAATGGAAACAACAGACAATTTTGATCTCGATTCTAAGTCGGTCaaaagcgttgctaagctaaaagaCAGTAAGCAGTTAAATGATGTACTATCTGGGATTGAAAAATTCAGCAATCAACCGCGTGATCAAGTGCTCGGACCCGTTGAAGTGGACCCAGAATACCAGTTGATTGTGGAAGCAAATAACCTAATGGCGGAAATCGACAATGAAGTAAATATCATTCATAAATATCTAAGAGATATTTACAGCAAGCGTTTCCCCGAATTGGAATCTCTGGTCCCAAATGCGTTGGACTACATCCGCACTGTGGAGCTCTTAGGAAATGACTTAGAAGTATCAAAGGTTGATTTGACAGACGTGCTTCCCCCAGCCACCAAGATGGTTGTAAGTGTCACGGCATCCACCACACAAGGGGAAAAGCTTGAAAATGATGATGTAGAACGTCTTATGGAGGCCTGTCAGACAGTTAGAGACTTGTTGGATGCAAAACTGAAGATATTTGAATATGTAGAATCAAGAATGACATTCATTGCGCCCAATCTGTCACTTATTGTTGGAGCTTCAACTGCTGCTAAGCTCATGGGGGCAGCTGGTGGACTGACAAACTTATCTAAAATGCCTGCCTGTAATGTTCTTTTATTGGGTTCACAAAAGAAAACCTTATCTGGGTTTTCTAGTGCAGCAATTTTGCCTCACACTGGCCACATTTATTTTAGTGAATTTGTCCAG aacatgCCAGCTGATTTGAGGAAGAAGGCTGCAAGAGTGGTGGCATCAAAGTGCTCACTGGCTGCAAGGGTGGATGGCTTCCATGAAAGCTCTGACACATCATTGGGACAACAGCTGCGGGAGAGTATTGAGGGTAAATTTGACAAGTGGTTGGAGCCACCACCTCTGAAAGAAACCAAAGCTCTCCCAAGGCCAGATGATGCACCTAGGAAGAAGCGGGGTGGTCGCAGGGTACGGAAAATGAAGGAGAAATTTGCTGTGACGGAGATGAGGAGGCAAGCAAACAGACTAGAGTTTGGTCAGATTGGAGAGGATGTATATCAGACAGATTTGGGTTTTTCAGTGGGTACAATGGGAAGAAAGGAGAACACAGGACGTGTTAGAACACCTGCAGTCGACAAGAAGACTCAAGTCTCTATCTCAAAGCGTTTGCAA AGGAGTCTACAGCAGTCTCAAGTGATGGGAGGGCAGACAACGGTTCGCCGAGCAGTTTCAGGAACAGCTTCCAGTGTTGCCTTCACTCCTCTCCAAGGATTGGAAATTGTCAGCCCTCAAGCTGTGGAGAAGAAAGTTGAAAATGCCAAATATTTCTCAAGCACAGCAGGCTTTCTTAAAGtcaagaaacaataa